GCCAACATTTCCAACACTTTGGCCGCCACCAGAAAGTACGCTCTTGGCACTTTATACGTCCAGTTGCACCCCCGGTACAAAGACAAAGCCAGATCAACCGCTTTGGGAAAACTAATTGCCGATGTTTACCAAAGTTCGCCAACAGTTCTCGCGCCAGGGGTGGATTTACGATTTCTTGTGAGCTCCCTCAAAGCGGGTGATTTCATTCCTCCGAAACGGACATTAGACTATCTTTTCTTCGATTATCCGATAGCTTCAAATGTGGACAATTCGGTCGATCCAAGACAAGTTTATTGTGGCACACCCCAAGTGATCGAACTTGGGACACAACCATTCGCGATGAATGACACAGATTTTGAAGATCTGTTGATTTCAACATTTCCAAATGTTGTTCTTGGAGGTACTTTCGATCGTTTGCATGCTGGTCACAAAGTTTTACTGACACAGGCTGTCCTGTTGGCCGAAGAACGACTAGTAGTTGGAGTCACTGACGAAAACATGATCAAAAGCAAACGATTGTGGGAGTTAATTTTGCCGGTTGAGCAACGAATTGCCGAGGTGCGAGATTTTCTGGAAGAAATTGATACCACGATTCGGTATGAAGCCGTCCCTATTAGGGATCCCTTCGGACCCACGGCAACCGACCCGAACATGGATGTATGTATTAGTTCTATGCGAACTCACTCCAACTAATAAAAGATGCACTCATTTGCAGTTAATCGTGGTCAGCACGGAAACGGCTCGAGGTGGCGCCAAGGTGAATGAGTTACGCGTCAAAAACGGCCTTAACCAGCTGGAAGTGTACACCATCGATTTGCTGGACGATGAATCAACCGTCGACGATAAGGAGGACAAAATCAGCTCAAGCAATCAACGAATGGATCTGTTGGGTACTCGTTTGAAACCACGGCAACCCAAGCCTCATCTCAAATCGATGCCGTACGTCATTGGGCTGGTCGGTGGCGTTGCGTCTGGTAAAAGTAAGATGGCCGAACGATTCCGAAAGCTGGGAGCAGGGGTGATCGATTGCGATAAAGTTGCCCATGAACTGTACGAACCGGGTGAGGATTGCTATCAGGCGGTTATAAACAATTTTGGCACGGCGATTGTGAATGAAGACAAGACTATCAACAGGAAGGCACTCGGTGCGATAGTTTTCTCAGATCAGGAAAAACTGAATCTGTTGAATACGATTCTTTGGGATGCGATTCTTGAGCGGACGAAAGAGCGCATACAAAGTTTGTATGAGAAGGAAAACAAGCAGATCGTTATTATCGAGGCGGCTGTTTTGCTGCGAGCTGGCTGGCAGAGCGCCTGTCATGAAGTGTGGTCCTGTATTGTTCCGAAAGAGGAAAGCGTCAAGCGATTAATCGAAAGGAATGGTCTCAGCGAGGCGGAAGCACTGGAGCGTTGTCAGGCACAAATTAGTAATACGGAACTGGTTAAGCATGCAGACGTTGTATTTTGCACTGTCTGGAGTTATGAGTATTCTCAGCAGCAAGCAGAGAGGGCTTGGAGGACGTTGGTGGAAGATTTAAAATTGAAGTTGTGAACATTTATTGTCGGATAGGAAAATAAAGTATGTCATCAtggggaattttcgaaacatagaAATATTCCTCTCCTATTACATCATTGTGTATCAGTGTCTCGGATaaaacccctcgatttttgttttgcatgttctgtgtttaggtttttattttacccccaatatattccggttagacctgagacgagacatgacaatagggtgccgattccggaccactttttctgtcaaccactcggaccacttgcaactcggcttctgattggttgatgaggaaaataattgacaaagataaatatacaaaaatgggattttcaacattttcagagtgttgccaaatatattcaaagtgGAATAATAGTTgcgttcacatttcaatttagcgataattccTATAATGGATTCTTTGTattttttcgtttctattacgtccggtgttcagtttccgaagagagggaaacattgcatcggaatttccaccctacatctttttgtaattcttttgccatctagcatagcataatagcagcggcctAGCAAAGAAGAACATTAAATTATTTTCCAAAATTAGGATCAAATAACAAATATAAGAGCagaaaaagtatttaaaatcatgttGGAACCTGAATAAACATACATACCTACATACctacaaaaaaaactgaataaacgctatgttataatgtgggaatgtattattttatcaatatttcagtactgttagtatataaacgatatcaaagttgaaTTATtaggccttattcccgtatacacttcacggtgaaaaagaattgaagtgtatccgcgatgacaacgatacggtgtcgatatctggatacgaaattagtttttaacaagtcttactactcggcccgaaagCACTTTCAAATTgctaaaatctgaatgaaaatttttacttggcgttatttattcacttgaagcacgtctttcttaccctaacaggacctattttctatacactccgatattctcactaaaacttatcattataatataaaattatcttcagatacaatttttgtacgagattattttaccaaatgaagagagcaaagttttccattcacattgaacacaaaTTTGAAACGGAGAAGTtacttttcattcataatttctatttgaaaagtgttcattctacctgaaaacccatcattttcttcaactcgtaaaacgaaatttaaaggcgtgtcgttcatttcgttttcatcgtgaagtgtaaacggtaaggcccataatctcttgataaatgaaatgaactttgaattgaattcatgtatttcaacatatcatactcctactatcaaatctacgttttctagttttctttatctcttcacatttaattttttgcataccaaaataacaggaaaatacttattgtttaaaatatgtcacattcggttgaaaaattaatacaaaaaaatggtgcagctcagaaaatacatgatacgaagaacacatgtttttcatgggaaaataaactttcgaaatattataacatttggcaaccttcacatctcgtttccctgttatctagcacttggtcgacgaaaaggcagaaagaagaataagaagccagttgtcacgtcttgtcttagggttagacgtggttctacgtcaaaaaattataggaggttgtgtccaagatacgaccgcattgctgacgtagaactacactgttattttatataagtcgccatacattggtgagtgaaactactaggaatatatacacttctcatcattttgcgctcaaaaaaagttgcattactttcatgctcgagagaagcgcagctgttacccttagtggaggaagttttgctactggcgagcgaaacctaatcacacacaaaattccagaacgacatttacttcttggtgactaaaccagcgaaaaaaactctttttgttaataataacctcgaaaacagtagcaatgcttcattatgatcaatattagcgcaaatgcaatcctagttgaaggcagttttgcgacgggcacgcgaacccaaataattccagtaagacattcaacatGCTTGGTATTCCCGAAATAATTTTCTGGCGCACaaacttaacgcctgcttcgccataatgtcagtttaatgcattgatgcattctcaaaggcaccaacgaagcctttatgatgacggagaaCAAAGAATGGAAACAGCTTGGAAACAACTGAAGTATGCCACACAgattgtactctgctgtaacacccatcgatgcgaattcgctgaagAGTttttcaagagcgaccgccttcaccaccagcggggggagcttgattttggttgctgcctgggtaacggcgtttacattttcgaccgacgcaccGAAATCGcatacttcgctgttgttcgatgcagtgtcacactcgcgaaggctcggttcagtgcgagcgcttttcactgcaccaccatcgcgtgcatcattagatgacgcttgcctcgaaattttattgcccctggcaatgcgttcgttttttgcggggctcgagcctgccttcctcttcttcttgctcatcacacattactcgaagcgtccaatttatgatgcggaaagaaaaacacacgatacgaataacgcgaataacgaacagaaaaacaggaagtgggttatatctatggtataaccgcaagggtgacgtaggactatcgttgatttagagatcatttgtatgaagttgaatctgaattcattctgaatgaatgaatatttggagaacttcgaaaacgagagcgttacgttggaggcacaaggttttatgcatccaatattggatacggaaatatcctactgatggggaagaataatcttcagaagctatcctgttgattgcgattgattgaaaaatcacaaaacctaatgtataccaaatacattaggttttgtgatgtgttacacagtgttacatggatagaaaacattcaaataaactctttcacatgaatgtatttttaaattcctagaggaactgacagattattttccggatctttctcgatccaaacggaaagaattccgtgcgtgtatgtgtgtgtgtgtagcggctgcttcgagatcttcccggggaaccgtttgtagcatcactctcctcctgatggattcccttctggcctaaggtgcacaaacaggctcttggtgacaccgttcatccgcgctttcatgataaacgaagagcttcaccacaacagcgacaacatgctccaatcgctgttcaattagaactgagtggatttccgagcggcgctcgcttatataccgattggtgatttcaatagcctattttgaaagcaaatttaagactattgaaacaagtttttggatcagaaagtaacaagtatagaacgcgtagacattttatctttcgaatgaagtgtttatcataccatttcgttcagttgtttaggagc
The Toxorhynchites rutilus septentrionalis strain SRP chromosome 2, ASM2978413v1, whole genome shotgun sequence genome window above contains:
- the LOC129768110 gene encoding bifunctional coenzyme A synthase — translated: MSSKTGLLTAVHLANISNTLAATRKYALGTLYVQLHPRYKDKARSTALGKLIADVYQSSPTVLAPGVDLRFLVSSLKAGDFIPPKRTLDYLFFDYPIASNVDNSVDPRQVYCGTPQVIELGTQPFAMNDTDFEDLLISTFPNVVLGGTFDRLHAGHKVLLTQAVLLAEERLVVGVTDENMIKSKRLWELILPVEQRIAEVRDFLEEIDTTIRYEAVPIRDPFGPTATDPNMDLIVVSTETARGGAKVNELRVKNGLNQLEVYTIDLLDDESTVDDKEDKISSSNQRMDLLGTRLKPRQPKPHLKSMPYVIGLVGGVASGKSKMAERFRKLGAGVIDCDKVAHELYEPGEDCYQAVINNFGTAIVNEDKTINRKALGAIVFSDQEKLNLLNTILWDAILERTKERIQSLYEKENKQIVIIEAAVLLRAGWQSACHEVWSCIVPKEESVKRLIERNGLSEAEALERCQAQISNTELVKHADVVFCTVWSYEYSQQQAERAWRTLVEDLKLKL